The nucleotide sequence ATgttattgtagaccctcaattttgtcctcctggaacatgtcctattagatacttgttcgatactttacagtagttccttggtggcccatagctactcacgttacttacctttcttgagccaccttggagactctggttgagggattgcctagccccttattgtgacccttggcagttttgatttagacttaagccttccattcctttttaggatagttcttaagcatgtttaggtcacttagacaatatCCCAATCACTTTAAGACACTTAGTTCGTTAGGCACCACTaggcctcaacccatttagttCATTTATTGACTCACTTTCTTAGATGGTTGCATGATTGCATGACCTACATGACCTGTGTGACTTATACggatttctttatcattttttattttattttatttcatcttattacaagctttctaaatcatatttcttggcttttAGGTATGAGGAAATAGGCcgccatctatttggaaggagaatcaacagaattttgaaaaaaaggagattttgttttttagaaggatagcacatatattatttctatgGGGGAATCGGttataaaaagagaagaaaataagaaaggaaagtagatttaaaaaaggaagaaaggaggGGATTTTTCTCGAGCAGATTTGGAGGGTCTCTTTTGGAAAGGTTGATATATATACgtgagagaggaagaaaaattttgggattGTCGAGGGCAAAAGGAGAGGTTGTCAAGGGAAGAGGAAGAAAGCACGGAAAAGACCAGTgggaaaaatatgagaatacAAAAACCAGTGGAGATTTTCTCACCGAAAGCAAGTGTTTCCAGGTATGTTTACTATGGACCCCTTCTTGGTTCCGATTATCCTTCTGATGAATGAATTTTAGTTGGATTTTGAGTCTCGTTTGGATGCTAGGGGGTAGAATGACGGAGGTCATATGTTTGTCTAATTGGTACTTGATTGCTTCTATAGATGTTGTTGATTTGTCTCTTTGGAGttctctaattttgatttagggGTGAAAGGttctattctttttaatttcctgTGCATTACATGAGAATTATGGCTATACTTGTTTGTTGGAGTCTGCTCGTACCTCTCTcaccattccaagcccattgaCAAAGCAATGGAATGTGGCTTGGCTTGgttattcttttcttatttatttttattttttcttatctctACTCTGTTTTCTAGAGCTATTTCTCTTTGcgttcgttttttttttttctagtttcttTTTTGGGGTACCCTATCTCCGTTAGGCAGCAATTTCTAGAACTCTTAGAATGGGAAGAATTCTGGTCGGCCAACGGTCccccttctccggatatctcacatccggaactctatcccgccgccattccatctcatccggatgtctcacatccggaattctgtcccgttGCCATTCCATcttatccggatgtctcacatccggaattctgtcccgccgccattccacctcatccagatgtctcacatccggaattccaccccgccgccattccatctcatccggatgtctcacatccggaattctgtcccgctgccattccatctcatccggatgtctcacatccagaattccgccccgccgccattccacctcATCTgaatgtctcacatccggaattccaccccgccgccattccatctcatccggatgtctcacatccggaattctgtcccgccgccattccacctcatccggatgtctcacatccggaattctgtcccaccgccattccatctcatccggatgtctcacatccagaattctgtcccgccgccattccatctcatccggatgtctcacatccggaattctgtctggCCAAACATTCCATCtcctccggatgtctcacatccgaaattctgtccggccaacgttccaTCCTCTCCtctatttgcttctttgattgggaatttattatttttttaaattgaatttttgaatcatttttttcaactaaatattctcagcattaaaaaaaaatcaatctttagTAATCCCTTGCTGCCATTTTTTCCTCTCGGCACgcactttcactattttctttgactttcaaccattttcttgatcttcttgatttttcacaaGCATGAATAACTTTCgcgattccaaacaatggaattcataggatcaactcatgcgaaattGATTAGGGCTTTGGAGAGGGGCCTGACATTCATGATATTTccttaaatatttcttatttgataTTCGATTGATTGTGCTTCATTTTGTggtatatatgatattattttggATATGTTATTTGGCTAATTTTGTTTCCCATAAAGGAGTactagcttgctatccaggtacgctcctcCTCACCTATTTTTCGAGAATTATATGGGCACATATGCTATTGGCGATTATATCCATACATGATGTGATTCTTGGGTGTTTAGATATATGCTTGATTGAAACAAATGttatatcatattttcaaactaacctttgatgtcttgtgatagcgcttaagaagcagtccaggtacgtaccctaaatcttcttcatgactgtgattggttttcctgctaagcatactatttttgaaatcacctagcctacttaggtatccatgattaatcGGTTAATTGTTATATTTCTCACAACTTAGTCAGTAAAGAcatctttagggcttagaggggtgctacctcctagaggtaccttcccaataagtaacctgatccccggacctagactcaggtttcccaaagacatgctttttccaaaactagGGAGTCActtttaaggtttttctttcttattttattttctctttaaaataaaaataaaatagttggcggctccaacttttccaaaactaaatatttttttcacaaataaaaagcgagtcttattgatcgagtggggacgcacgtgaaaaatgcggatCCACagttatgttatgtttggtttcagaaAATTCGAAAGAAtaatgcaaaagaaagaaaataaagaggaaaatgagaagaaaaataaaaactagatttaaaatcaataaatcatttttatagtattttccCGTATCAAACTAATCTTAATATAACATTAGCTTGTGATTGTTGTATTGTTGATGAGGGCACAGTTCAAACAATCTTGAGAGTATATTTCAATCTCAAATACCATAGAAATTTAAATTGTGCAATGTAGTACGattttttagtttctatttctaGTAGAAGGTTAAGTTTTACTCCGATTAAAAGGGACATCGGAGGAGCTAAAAACTAATTCTTCCTCAACAAAAGGGAAACATCTCCAAATTGAACCACCTTCAAATAGCttgaggaaaatcttatgcctGATGAAGATTtgtataaaaatacaaaaagactACAATAAGCACGAGAATAATAAGAAATCACATGTCTTTTATTTGCACCAAAACATGCAAAGCctgtaaaagaaaacaagaaataaaagaaaacaattttttggaaGGTTTATGGTCAAGGAACTCATAGATACATCCTCTCGACCGGGGAGAAGGATAAGTTCTCCTCTACCAAGTGTTCGTCAAATAGATGAATAAAAGTTCATTGCTCATAAAAGAATTATATGAGCTTGAGATGTGTTCTGTTTTCTCAAAGTTTCATTCAATTTCTGTGTTAATCTTAATCTCAACAAAATTTAGCTAATTCTACCAAGGGCTTCAAGGAGGAGTGAATAAGGTGACCCTTACCTTCCTTAGATTGGTTCTTCCAAGGCCTATGAAGTCAAGGCGCAAGGATCCTCCAATATGATCTTGTGTCTGCTTCATTAATTGTGAATGCCACAAGTCAAACAGTCTTGGAGTACATTTAAGCCTTCAAAGACCATAAAAACTCTAAAGTCAAACAGCCTTTCATTTTTACTCTGACAcgtttatttgtattattatatcTCGATGTTATTCGTGTGCGCCCTTATTTAACGTATTCAATGGCTTAGATCTCTTGCTCGATACATATCACTACAGTTCTATAGCGTTTTCATATATGCTTTTACGTATCATAAGATCCTTAATTTATTTGGCCAATCATATCTTTTGCCCCTTAAATGGCTCAATCACGTCCTTTCTCCGATACAAAACAGTACTACGTGTTTACTCAAAAATTATACCAAACTGTACTACATGTTTACTCAAAAAGTATCCAAGTAACCAAAATAATTGATATGGTATTGCCATATGATCCGTATATGAATAACATAATTTACAATTGTGGTTCAAGCTGTATAAACCAATAAAATTTATGGCTTAATTAACACAAAGTACGGGCGAGTCCTTCATCAGTTGCAAGCATCTCAACTGAAAAAGCCTGATGATGGGTTTCTCTGGCAGGTGAAGGTATGTCTTCTGGGTCTCTTACTTGTTTAACCCATCTACCGTGAGCATTGCGGACTAGGCCCTTGTTTGCAAATTGGTACCAAGCATGTGGGATCCTAAGCTCATCCACTAACATATCGCAAGCCTTGTTCACTAGGGCAATATCCCTCCGAGCACCTTCCCGAAACGTCGAGGTTTTACTATGGAATCCATCAATAAGGTGGAGGTACGTCTCCAGGCTGTGAAACCCGGGAAGATTGAACCCGCGCTTGAGGTAAGGAGAAGATTGCACATCGAGCTTCAACTCCGCTCCCACATGCGTGTACACCCATTTTAGGGTTCCTGTGATATCATCGAACTTCTGTAATCTTTCATTGAAGACAAGTCCTGGCATCCGAGGGACCATATCTTGCTTAACGACCACCCGTAAGGTTTTAACTCCCAGCTGGTGGAGTTCATCCCCGAAGGCAATGTTGCCAACCCTGGGAGCACCGAACGATATTACACTAATTGGAAGACCTGGAAGAGAGGTGGCAGCTTCGTATGCGTTGAGGAGGGCCAAGGCACCGCCTAAGCTATGTCCAGTGATTGTAAGGCTCACTTGTTCACCTCTTTGCTTGTACAATTGCACTAGCCTTGTTACTTCTTTCATCACTTGATCTGAGGCACTTGACTTATTATACCTTGAAGACTCCCTTTTGGATGTGTAGATACTAAGGAAGCCGTGCTCAACTTTAGCTTCTCCATGCCCAACTGGCTCTAGCTTCCTCTGAAAATCCTCGTACCACTCCGATGGTGCCACTGTCCCACGCCATGCCACGACAATATCTCTTCGCCCAATCCGGCTCGACTCTTGATCATCGCTGACTGCTACGTAGCCCATCCAGTTGGAATCTTTGCTCCATGTGTCGAGCAGGTGAGACCTTTCCAGCCATTGGGGCACATCGATATGGGACATGGCGTAGATATACTTGCTCACCATGTAACCATTCTTTTCTAGGCCTAGTTCTTTGAACAGCTTATGCTGATTGTATCTACAGCTCCCACAATACTCCGAGAATGAATCGAAGTCAAATGCATCATAAGTCGCCTGCGCGAATTCTCCATACTTGACAATCTCTCTGCGAAGCCAAGGTTGAAGAGGGTCAAGAATATTGTCCCAATCACAGGAACCATGAATTTCGCTCCATTTGTTTGATATGTCTTCTTTGGGAGAACATGTTGGAGTGGAGTGCTTCTCATCAATGAGAGAAATACCAGTAGAACTCTGAAAGTCAGTTCTAGGAGGGGTGTCAACATGGAGACGAAGGAGGTTTGAGAACGATTGGGATAGGCGAGAGCTGGCGCTTTGCTGTTTGGGGAGCGTGGCAACTTCTTGAAAGCCACGAATAATGAAAGTCTGGTTGGTGCGGCGGTGGTGAGCCACCGGGAGATGGTGGTGGATGCAGGAGGATGAAATTGCCTTCATGGTAGCACTCAATTTGGAAACGCTTCACGCTTTCTGCTGAGTTTGGAAGTTGGAATGCACAGGAGATATATATAGAAACGAGAACGAGTTCGATCAAACAATGGTTTTGAACTTTTCAGTTTCCATCACGCGTTGGGGGCATGGCCTCTCGGCTGTTCAAATTTTGACTCTTTCCCAAGTATTAGACTGTAGaccttggtttccaagaaattGTCATGACGTCCATCGGGAATAACTCCCTAACTTATGCTTGTAGTGTCGGAAAAGAAAAGGGTATTATAGTAATAAACTTATGAACCTGCTTTTTCGACTGGTTCCAAGTCTCCCATGTGgcaaaagagaaagagagagaaagggtaCCAACTTTTGACTTTCAACTCCCAGCCCCAAAACCGTCAGCGTTCCCATTTGCCCGTGTGCGGTGGACTGATTTCGGTCCAATACTCACACCCATTTCTGAGAAGCATCCTGATTAAAGGACCCCACCAATACTCATCCCCTATTCTTTGTAGATTGGATgggtaatttttatttgttaaatgtagtatttttattttatttttttacgggaaaattgtgtttttaacCTAGCTAGGTTAGGTAATTGAGATGAAGCATATCGTCTTAAAGACTTAAGACTTTGTTGGGCGCTGTCTTCTTTATGGGATCTATTCAAGGGttgattaaattaataataatctCTTCTTTACATCAACTGTTGTCTAATGAGGATGGTTAGCCCCAAATATTAGAAGTTGACTTTAGTTTCAACAATATTAATTTGTCTCaagtcttattattttaatgtggCAGGTAAAGTCTAATAACTGAGAAGATGGATTTCGTTTAATATGCAAATATGATTTGGTTGTACAAAATCAGCCTCAAAGTATAGTGAGGCTATCTTGGTAAATTACAACAATTCGCCAAATAAATAGTTCAACTTTCTacattctaaattttaaaaatagacagacaataatattattgtataaatttttagactaaaaacaaaaattgatttctttataGACAAATGaatttagtgattttaatttatgtatgattcaaaacaatttctttattttcattttaaaacaatatatttgtatttattaaataataagatcaaggaaaataatatttactccctaaataaaaattattttaaaaaatattttttggacaattttattaaaaattaatttttgggacaactttatttactaAATAATTTTCGAACaatcattattaaaaacatttttttttataaaaaatttattaaaaaaatttcaagattttcctaaaaacacttttctaaaTTGTTATTAAGAAAgcttacttttattaaaaagaatattttttgaacTACTATTTCATTAAAACTTGTGTATTGAATTGTTTCTCtgatttaaacaaattttatgatttgtttgatattCAATTTTGTACACGCAACgaataaacatatataaataaatatttacaaaaataaataaaaataaaatcaaataataattagaaataaaatgtataTCTAATATGTTTACAACAagtttaatatttcatttatatttttttgaattttactttcttccatgaaattctATTATCCATATGTCATAAATTTGTATTCAACCAgctaaattggaaaaaaaaaaaaatggtgaaatgaGTGATGGGTGGAAAGGGATTGTCGGAGTGGTGTTGCTGATCGGCAGTGGTATTGTCGGCTGGTGGACGGTGTTATAGGCAGCGCTGAGCTTTGATGGGTTTATGGGTGAGGTAAGAAATGGGTATGaggggaaaaggaaagaaagaaaaaagaaaaaaaaaagaaaaaaaaaaaaaggaaaatgaagaggTCGTGTGCGGTTGTGAGGTATGGTGTGGCAGTGTGTGGGAAGGAAGGAActagagatgaaaaaaaaaatggggagtCGAAAAGAAGTGGGTagcttgaaaaagaaaaaataaaataaaataaaattaggggAAAAGGAGGGGGCGATGGTATTGGGAATGGGAAGGTATGGGAGATTAGAGAAAAATGGAGAGTAGGTGGAGTAGATGAGGTaacaaagaaaaggagaaaaaataaaatataattggatttgaaatcttaggaaaaatttggattcaaaatcaatgtaaaaataaaattatgataaattttgggtctacaaatatgtatatatttagatgttatattttattaaataagaaataaatatcgtaagatatgattttttataagatatgatatctttggatattatattttattaatatgatATCGTGTTGGATAGTATATCCAATGAACATGATATCctaatatattatatacaatGTGATatgttatgtttatatttaatttgtgtattttataaaaataaggatgtctaacaagttgtttttaaaaataaaaaacaaaaaacttattgGGATaaattgtgtttaaaaatataattttttttttgtttttgttttataaaaaatattacaaattcaatttataaaatatatattaaatttaattcaaaccctattaaaaatgaaaaattataattacaaataaattaaaaactagatagtttttaataaaaatgaatagtaatattataataaaattataaattatattttttataaaaatatattattttattatatgttagaaatgtaagaatattaacatctttattaaattttttggttaaaaatgaataataataataatttataacgatatttttatttaaaataagtagTGAATAAAGTTTAACATTTAAATAAGTCAAGTTCGTTTTATGTACACATTTTGTTAgaattacaaatataatattttaaaatgatttgatttaatttggaattaattatattggtttcttgaattcaaaattactcttaacattttaaaagaaattattaaataattttaattattaattatgtcttatttaatttataatttatttgcctaaattaaaaaaatatggttgtTTGTAAAAGAGAAATTGTGAAACCaatgtttggttaatcttgattttgatgataacaaaactaggtttagaactaatgatcatatttcaagtgtgattaggtaagacgatttccaaagtgacaatcacaaagacaaatcaagccaaggagaaatcatgaagaagaagaccacctcaaagagaagagtttttcaagactaaagtttcataagatctctttgtaaggttgttggtgcactaggactttcatgtatttcattctttatttatgcaccaaaatcatccaagagtaatattgttttaaatatcttaagaattggatgatttcatgttttcaactaaaaccttatgttaaatgattttcaaacttgtgttaaaaggttttaagttgaaaaaggttgggtgttgagccaaaaaatggctcaatcgGTTCAACTGGTCGGCCGGTTGTGCTCGTTTGGctgaggaccggttgagggaagccaaaaagtttctctctctcctagtggCCTTCCCTTATcagtcaaggttgaacctcaaccggttgaggtccggttgagacccaacggtcacttgccaaacattaaatgctaatggctaattaaccggtcgacccctagctcgatcgATCGAACCCCCAAttgctagtttgacttttttcttctataaaaaggctccaatcttcattgtttcataagtttaaccttcccaaatcattcttgattatatttgagccttggaagagtgttttttagtgcaccattgtttcataacttgcatatttttagtgcaccattcaatcctagttcttcttgtatctttgagctTAAAAGTtcttgtactaggattttgtgagatccaatctttgtatttctttgagaggaattttctcaagtgaggggtatcacttgagaggttattcaagagtgggataactcttgagaagtgtaaagggtgcttggagccaaaagtctaagagggtgaattgaaaccataatccaattgtaaagagactggaagcttggttgaaacttcaagatagtggaaccctcactcggttataaggttgaggagagtggacgtagacAAGGAactgccgaaccactataaactctcgtgtttgcactctctcttccctaactcttttaaattatatgcaattgtctttattttgtttattatatacttgcatataattgtctcttatttttgcataatttaaatttgtgaaaaagagaccatcaccctattcaccccccctctaggaTGATTATCATAAGTTGAATtagtctcaaattcctaacagaAACAATGTAcattaatatattagttttgatttattatttattattaatgattaaatttattttttgagtttcaaattatttttaaaatttgttaaacccattaacaaattcaaaacaaagtgtaataaagttattataaactaatttttatctataattttCTAGTATTAAAGAGTTTAaagagtttattatttgagtttcaaattatttttaaaaattactaaacttgttaataaattcaacacattaattattgtttaatttggaaCTTATCCActtagtgaaaaagaaaaagaaaataatgattagagaaata is from Vitis riparia cultivar Riparia Gloire de Montpellier isolate 1030 chromosome 10, EGFV_Vit.rip_1.0, whole genome shotgun sequence and encodes:
- the LOC117923512 gene encoding phospholipase A1-Igamma1, chloroplastic-like, whose protein sequence is MKAISSSCIHHHLPVAHHRRTNQTFIIRGFQEVATLPKQQSASSRLSQSFSNLLRLHVDTPPRTDFQSSTGISLIDEKHSTPTCSPKEDISNKWSEIHGSCDWDNILDPLQPWLRREIVKYGEFAQATYDAFDFDSFSEYCGSCRYNQHKLFKELGLEKNGYMVSKYIYAMSHIDVPQWLERSHLLDTWSKDSNWMGYVAVSDDQESSRIGRRDIVVAWRGTVAPSEWYEDFQRKLEPVGHGEAKVEHGFLSIYTSKRESSRYNKSSASDQVMKEVTRLVQLYKQRGEQVSLTITGHSLGGALALLNAYEAATSLPGLPISVISFGAPRVGNIAFGDELHQLGVKTLRVVVKQDMVPRMPGLVFNERLQKFDDITGTLKWVYTHVGAELKLDVQSSPYLKRGFNLPGFHSLETYLHLIDGFHSKTSTFREGARRDIALVNKACDMLVDELRIPHAWYQFANKGLVRNAHGRWVKQVRDPEDIPSPARETHHQAFSVEMLATDEGLARTLC